The genomic segment ATCAACCGCTTTCATAACAACTGCAATGACCCGTTTACCATCGCGTGTTGCCGTCCCGGTGAAGTTGTGCCCTGCAAAGTCAGTCGTACCTGTCTTGAGACCGTCAACGCCTTCGTATTCATAAACAAACCCTGGAAGCATGAAATTCCAGTTGTCCATTTTGATAGCATCAGAAGTACCTTCACGGAATATTTTTGTTTTGACTTTCGTCGTTTCCAAAACTTCCGGATAATCATGTAACAAATGGTAAGCTAGTTTTGCGACAGATTTTGCAGGCATGACGTTTTCGTCTTCTGCACCTGTCCCTTGTGGATGCATTCCTTGAAGGTCACTATTATTCAAACCCGTGGAATTGACAAATTTATAATCTTTCAAGCCAAGCTCTTCTGCTTTCGCATTCATCAGCTTCAAAAATTCAGTTTCTGTTCCTGCAATTGTTTCTGCAACGGCTATCGTCGCCCCATTTGCAGAATAGATGGCTACTGCTTCATACAATTCACGAATCGTGTATGTACCATCTCTCCGCAGTGGAACATTACTAAGCCGACGGTCTTGTGAAACCGCATATGTATAATCGTTCACTTTATATTCCTGATCCCAGCTTATTTTACCTTCTTCGATTGCCTCGAAAAGGATATATTCAGTCATCATTTTCGTCATACTTGCAATACCTAGTGGCGTATCTGCATTTTCTTCATATAATATTTTTCCACTTTCCGCGTCAATTAATATTGCACCATCTACATGGAGTCCTAGTGCTGAGTCGGCGTAAACTGGAACCGTCCCGAGTGTCATTATTAGTAGTAGCGGCACTAACAAAAATGCCACCCATCGTCTCATTTCTCGCTTCACCATAATACCTCCATCATTGCTATTTCCCTAAGTCATTTTATCATATTTCGGCTACTCTTTGGGTATTAAACCAAAAAAGCACCTTTCTGCTCATATGGAGACGCAGGAAAGGTGCTGAAGTTCCTTCATTCCGACCTAAAACTCAAAAAACATTAGTTCCTGGGTTAAAGCCTTTTATCAAAGTGAATAGTTCGGAGCTTCTTTTGTAATTTGTACTTGGTGTGGATGACTTTCACGTAATCCTGCACCCGTCATACGAATGAACTGTGCTTTTTCACGCAGATCTTGCAGATCTTTAGTACCGCAATAGCCCATTCCTGCACGAACACCACCGATTAGCTGATGAATCGTATCAGACAAGGGACCTTTGTAAGGCATACGCCCTTCGATTCCTTCAGGTACAAGTTTTTTTGCATCGTCTTGGAAGTAACGATCTTTAGAACCCTGCTCCATTGCAGCAATCGATCCCATACCACGATAGACTTTGAAACGGCGTCCTTGGAAAATTTCAGTTTCCCCTGGACTTTCCGTCGTTCCTGCGAGAAGACTTCCAAGCATGACAACATGTCCACCAGCAGCAAGTGCTTTGACGATAT from the Sporosarcina psychrophila genome contains:
- a CDS encoding serine hydrolase, which encodes MVKREMRRWVAFLLVPLLLIMTLGTVPVYADSALGLHVDGAILIDAESGKILYEENADTPLGIASMTKMMTEYILFEAIEEGKISWDQEYKVNDYTYAVSQDRRLSNVPLRRDGTYTIRELYEAVAIYSANGATIAVAETIAGTETEFLKLMNAKAEELGLKDYKFVNSTGLNNSDLQGMHPQGTGAEDENVMPAKSVAKLAYHLLHDYPEVLETTKVKTKIFREGTSDAIKMDNWNFMLPGFVYEYEGVDGLKTGTTDFAGHNFTGTATRDGKRVIAVVMKAVDAKGVGSYKARFDATRALFDYGFGQFSEVEFVPAGYQFKDSKTLDVVKGKAKTVAVEVKEPIRMMVKTSEKDLYVPELVIDESKMKDNALQAPIKKGTVVGHVNLVKTEGTDYGFIDSTNPGADVVTKDAVEKAGWFSLTMSAIGDFFASIWSSATGFVKGLFK